A genomic stretch from Pseudomonas mendocina includes:
- a CDS encoding LysR family transcriptional regulator: MSTRRPEPLAQVSDFDIRLIKLFRTVVECGGFSAAESALGIGRSAISQQMSDLEQRLGLRLCQRGRAGFALTEEGREVYQSSMQLLAALESFRTEVNGLHQHLRGELNIGLTDNLVTIPHMLITNALSRLKERGPDVRINIRMTTPSEVEQGILDGRLHIGVVPQVGALSGLEYQSLYEERSLLYCAVGHPLFYVDDNQLEDERLNTQEAIAPTFRLPPDVQSHYQVLNCTASASDREGVAFLLLTGRYIGYLPDHYAQVWVREGRLRALKPATRYYDISLGAVTRKGRRAHLVLESFLNELA; encoded by the coding sequence ATGAGCACACGCCGCCCGGAACCTCTTGCCCAAGTCAGCGACTTTGACATCCGCCTGATCAAACTCTTTCGCACCGTGGTTGAGTGCGGCGGTTTCTCCGCCGCTGAAAGCGCGCTGGGGATTGGCCGCTCGGCCATCAGCCAACAGATGAGCGACTTGGAACAGCGCCTGGGCCTACGCTTGTGCCAGCGCGGCCGGGCAGGCTTTGCCCTGACGGAGGAAGGCCGCGAGGTGTACCAGAGTTCGATGCAACTGTTAGCGGCGCTTGAAAGCTTCCGTACGGAGGTAAACGGCCTGCACCAGCACTTGCGCGGCGAGCTGAACATCGGCCTGACCGATAACCTGGTGACCATCCCGCACATGCTGATCACCAACGCCCTCTCCCGCCTTAAGGAGCGTGGCCCGGATGTACGCATCAACATCCGTATGACGACACCGTCAGAGGTTGAGCAAGGGATTCTCGATGGCCGCCTGCACATTGGCGTAGTGCCGCAGGTGGGCGCGCTGTCTGGCTTGGAATACCAGAGCCTGTATGAAGAACGCTCACTGTTGTATTGCGCCGTGGGCCATCCGTTGTTTTATGTGGATGACAACCAGCTGGAAGATGAACGCCTCAACACGCAGGAAGCGATCGCGCCGACCTTCCGCCTGCCGCCAGATGTGCAGAGCCATTATCAGGTGCTCAACTGCACGGCCAGCGCCTCTGACCGTGAAGGTGTGGCCTTCCTGTTACTGACCGGGCGTTATATAGGTTACCTACCGGATCACTACGCGCAGGTCTGGGTGCGAGAGGGTCGATTGCGCGCACTCAAACCCGCCACTCGCTATTACGACATCAGCCTCGGAGCCGTGACCCGTAAAGGCCGCAGAGCACATTTAGTGCTGGAAAGCTTCTTGAACGAGCTGGCCTGA
- a CDS encoding aspartate aminotransferase family protein encodes MNMPQTAMPSVTSELNLDAHWMPFSANRQFKRDPRMIVAADGNYFIDDKGRRVFDSLSGLWTCGAGHNRAEIQQAVAKQLSTLDYAPGFQYGHPLSFQLAEKIAEIMPAGLDHVFYTGSGSECADTSVKMARAYWRLKGQPSKTKFIGRARGYHGVNIAGTSLGGIGGNRKMFGQMMDADHLPHTLQPNMAFTKGMAQTGGVELANELLKLIELHDASNIAAVIVEPMSGSAGAIVPPVGYLQRLREICTQHNILLIFDEVITAYGRMGKWTGAEYFGVTPDIMNTAKQVTNGAIPLGAVIATGEIYNTFMNQPTPEHMVEFGHGYTYSGHPVAMAAGLATLELLKRDNLIEQSAALAPVFEEKLHSLKGTKNVVDIRNCGLAGAIQIAPRDGDAVIRPFEAGIKLWNAGFYVRFGGDTLQFGPTFNTTPEQLDTLFNAVGDILAVLD; translated from the coding sequence ATGAACATGCCGCAGACTGCTATGCCATCCGTAACCAGCGAGTTGAATCTCGACGCTCACTGGATGCCGTTCTCCGCTAATCGTCAGTTCAAGCGTGACCCGCGCATGATCGTGGCTGCCGATGGCAACTACTTCATTGATGACAAAGGCCGTCGCGTATTCGACAGCCTGTCCGGTCTGTGGACCTGCGGCGCTGGTCACAACCGCGCTGAAATCCAGCAAGCCGTGGCCAAGCAACTGAGCACCCTGGATTACGCTCCAGGCTTCCAGTACGGCCATCCGCTGTCCTTCCAACTGGCTGAGAAGATCGCTGAGATCATGCCAGCAGGTCTGGACCACGTGTTCTACACCGGCTCAGGCTCCGAGTGTGCCGACACCTCGGTGAAAATGGCCCGTGCCTACTGGCGCCTGAAAGGCCAGCCAAGCAAAACTAAATTCATTGGCCGTGCTCGCGGCTACCACGGCGTGAACATCGCCGGTACCAGCCTGGGCGGCATTGGCGGTAACCGCAAAATGTTCGGCCAGATGATGGACGCTGACCACCTGCCGCACACCCTGCAACCGAACATGGCCTTCACCAAAGGCATGGCGCAAACCGGTGGTGTGGAACTGGCTAACGAGCTGCTGAAACTGATCGAACTGCACGACGCCTCCAACATTGCTGCGGTGATCGTTGAGCCGATGTCCGGTTCTGCCGGTGCCATCGTGCCGCCGGTTGGCTACCTGCAACGTCTGCGTGAAATCTGCACCCAGCACAACATCCTGCTCATCTTCGACGAAGTGATCACCGCTTACGGCCGTATGGGCAAGTGGACTGGTGCTGAATACTTCGGCGTTACCCCAGACATCATGAACACCGCCAAGCAGGTCACCAACGGTGCGATTCCGCTGGGCGCTGTGATCGCCACCGGCGAGATCTACAACACCTTTATGAACCAGCCGACCCCAGAGCACATGGTTGAGTTCGGCCACGGTTACACCTATTCGGGTCACCCGGTTGCCATGGCGGCAGGCCTGGCGACTCTGGAGCTGCTCAAGCGCGACAACCTCATCGAACAATCCGCTGCCCTGGCGCCGGTATTCGAAGAGAAACTGCACTCGCTCAAAGGCACCAAGAACGTCGTCGACATCCGTAACTGTGGCCTGGCCGGTGCAATTCAGATTGCCCCGCGTGATGGCGATGCAGTGATCCGTCCGTTCGAAGCCGGTATCAAACTGTGGAACGCAGGCTTCTACGTCCGCTTCGGTGGCGACACCCTGCAGTTTGGCCCAACCTTCAACACCACACCTGAGCAGCTGGACACCCTGTTCAACGCCGTGGGCGACATACTGGCGGTGCTTGACTAA
- a CDS encoding cupin domain-containing protein: MSQRPQAVPTVQVDNDEVIVTEWRFAPGAETGHHRHGYDYVVVPMTNGTLLLETPEGDKRAPLVAGQAYFRKAGVCHNVINDTDHEVVFVETEIK; this comes from the coding sequence ATGAGCCAGCGCCCACAAGCAGTACCGACCGTACAAGTCGACAACGACGAAGTCATCGTCACCGAATGGCGCTTTGCACCGGGGGCCGAAACTGGCCACCACCGCCACGGTTATGACTATGTGGTGGTGCCGATGACCAATGGCACCCTGCTGCTGGAAACCCCAGAGGGCGACAAGCGCGCTCCGCTGGTGGCCGGGCAGGCTTACTTCCGCAAGGCCGGGGTATGCCACAACGTAATTAACGACACCGACCATGAAGTGGTCTTTGTCGAAACCGAGATCAAGTGA
- a CDS encoding CoA-acylating methylmalonate-semialdehyde dehydrogenase: protein MSIVGHLINGEVVQGTGRSVDVYNPSTGAVTKKVALADRATIQQAIDVAKAAFPAWRNTPPAKRAQIMYRFKQLLEQNEDKISQLISEEHGKTLEDAAGELKRGIENVEFACGAPEILKGDYSRNVGPNIDAWTDLQPVGVVAGITPFNFPAMVPLWMYPLAIVCGNCFILKPSERDPSSTLFIAQLLLEAGLPKGVMTVINGDKEAVDALIEAPEVKALSFVGSTPIAEYIYSEGTKRGKRVQALGGAKNHAVLMPDADLDNAVSALMGAAYGSCGERCMAISVAVCVGDQIADALVQKLVPQIKALKVGAGTSCGLDMGPLVTAAARDKVKGYIDAGVEQGAELVVDGRSLVVDGHENGFFVGGTLFDKVTPEMTIYTDEIFGPVLCIVRVGSLEQAMKLINDHEYGNGTCIFTRDGEAARLFVDEIEVGMVGVNVPLPVPVSYHSFGGWKRSLFGDLHAYGPDGVRFYTKKKAVTQRWPQRASHEAAQFAFPSNG, encoded by the coding sequence ATGAGCATTGTTGGCCATTTGATTAACGGCGAAGTGGTTCAGGGTACTGGCCGCAGCGTTGACGTATACAACCCATCCACCGGCGCTGTGACCAAGAAAGTCGCACTGGCCGACCGCGCTACCATCCAGCAGGCCATCGACGTGGCCAAGGCCGCCTTCCCGGCCTGGCGTAACACTCCGCCTGCCAAGCGCGCGCAAATCATGTACCGCTTCAAGCAACTGCTGGAGCAGAACGAAGACAAAATCTCCCAGCTGATCAGCGAAGAGCACGGCAAAACCCTCGAAGATGCTGCCGGTGAGCTGAAGCGCGGTATCGAAAACGTCGAGTTCGCCTGTGGCGCGCCGGAAATCCTCAAAGGCGACTACAGCCGTAACGTCGGCCCGAACATCGACGCGTGGACTGACCTGCAACCGGTTGGCGTTGTAGCGGGTATCACCCCGTTCAACTTCCCGGCGATGGTGCCGCTGTGGATGTACCCGCTGGCCATCGTTTGCGGTAACTGCTTCATCCTCAAGCCGTCTGAACGTGACCCAAGCTCCACCCTGTTCATTGCTCAACTGCTGCTGGAAGCCGGTCTGCCGAAGGGCGTAATGACCGTCATCAACGGCGACAAAGAAGCGGTAGACGCGCTGATCGAAGCCCCGGAAGTCAAAGCCCTGAGCTTCGTTGGTTCGACTCCGATTGCCGAATACATCTACAGCGAAGGCACCAAGCGCGGTAAGCGCGTACAGGCTCTGGGCGGCGCGAAAAACCACGCCGTGCTGATGCCAGATGCCGACCTGGACAACGCCGTAAGCGCACTGATGGGCGCTGCCTACGGCTCCTGCGGCGAGCGCTGCATGGCCATCTCCGTAGCGGTATGCGTAGGCGATCAGATCGCTGATGCACTGGTACAGAAACTGGTTCCGCAGATCAAAGCGCTGAAAGTGGGTGCGGGTACTTCCTGCGGTCTGGACATGGGCCCGCTGGTTACTGCCGCTGCCCGTGACAAAGTTAAAGGCTACATCGACGCTGGTGTAGAGCAGGGCGCTGAGCTGGTTGTAGACGGCCGCAGCCTGGTGGTTGACGGTCACGAAAACGGCTTCTTCGTCGGCGGTACGCTGTTCGACAAAGTCACCCCGGAAATGACCATCTACACCGACGAAATCTTCGGCCCGGTTCTGTGCATCGTGCGTGTTGGCAGCTTGGAACAAGCCATGAAGCTGATCAACGATCACGAATACGGCAACGGCACCTGCATCTTCACCCGTGACGGTGAAGCGGCTCGCCTGTTCGTTGACGAGATCGAAGTGGGCATGGTCGGCGTTAACGTGCCGTTGCCAGTACCGGTTAGCTACCACAGCTTCGGCGGCTGGAAGCGCTCCCTGTTCGGCGACCTGCACGCTTACGGTCCGGACGGCGTTCGTTTCTACACCAAGAAAAAAGCCGTCACTCAGCGTTGGCCGCAGCGCGCCAGCCACGAGGCTGCGCAATTCGCCTTCCCGAGCAACGGTTAA
- a CDS encoding gamma-glutamyl-gamma-aminobutyrate hydrolase family protein translates to MSKPMIGLPLCRWQLTDRDIGWFHLVGEKYIQSVTGYGAFPLMIPAYGDDLDMETVLDNVDGIMFGGSLSNVHPSWYGDDHPGLGLADKPRDATVLRLMRACIDRGIPFIGICRGVQELNVLHGGTLHREVHNVPGRLDHRERKEVPDDVAYGPMHDVTLTEGGVLHNLIGERTVKVNSLHGQGIDRLGEGLQIEAVAEDGQIEAVSVIGAKNFAVGVQWHPEYRYWEKSDYNALLQAFHDACSEYQAKKKQKKVAVEVA, encoded by the coding sequence ATGAGTAAACCAATGATTGGCCTTCCACTGTGTCGCTGGCAGCTGACCGACCGAGATATCGGCTGGTTTCATCTGGTTGGCGAGAAGTACATACAGTCAGTGACCGGTTATGGTGCGTTTCCCCTGATGATTCCCGCTTATGGGGATGATCTCGACATGGAAACCGTGCTCGACAATGTAGACGGCATCATGTTCGGCGGCTCCCTGTCGAACGTTCACCCAAGCTGGTATGGCGATGACCACCCCGGCCTCGGCCTTGCCGACAAACCCCGCGACGCCACCGTGCTGCGCCTGATGCGCGCCTGCATTGATCGCGGCATCCCCTTTATCGGCATCTGCCGTGGTGTACAGGAGCTGAACGTCCTGCACGGCGGCACCCTGCACCGCGAAGTGCACAACGTCCCCGGCCGCCTCGACCACCGCGAGCGCAAAGAAGTCCCGGATGACGTCGCTTACGGCCCCATGCACGACGTCACCCTCACCGAAGGCGGCGTGCTGCATAACCTGATTGGCGAACGTACCGTGAAGGTCAACTCCCTCCACGGCCAAGGCATCGACCGCCTGGGCGAAGGCCTGCAAATTGAAGCCGTCGCCGAAGACGGTCAGATCGAAGCCGTCAGCGTAATCGGCGCGAAAAACTTCGCCGTCGGTGTGCAATGGCACCCTGAGTATCGCTATTGGGAGAAGAGCGACTACAACGCACTGCTGCAAGCATTCCATGATGCGTGCAGTGAGTATCAGGCTAAGAAGAAGCAGAAGAAGGTGGCTGTGGAAGTGGCTTGA
- a CDS encoding efflux RND transporter periplasmic adaptor subunit has product MAIIVETPLNQLDAVAMSLRSNLFSPRSLLIAVALVAATGAGWWFMKDDANAAAKAPLITATKGNIEDTTTALGTLQPLDYVDVGAQVSGQLMKLHVALGDEVKQGQLLAEIDPRLMQAKVVATQAQLTNQRAQLKQTQAQLELAQIQLKRQQALFAEKATSQELLQTAQADVKVKSAQIEALQAQIAQTEAGLEEDRTNLEYTKIFAPMDGTVVSQSAKQGQTLNANQQAPVIVQIANLSRMTVDTQVSEADISKLKEGMPVYFTTLGSEQRWEATLRQILPTPTVTNNVVLYNAQFDVDNPERKLMTQMSAQVFFINAKADNVLTIPVSALQNRRGRPLPDGATVYRLQVMEKGKPVERMVKIGLRDRVNAQVLEGIVEGEQLAATQPAMAPRPAGAEGQGAGGGRRMGPPGGGPRF; this is encoded by the coding sequence ATGGCCATCATTGTGGAAACACCGCTTAATCAATTGGATGCAGTCGCCATGTCGTTACGCTCAAACCTTTTTTCGCCCCGCAGTTTGCTGATTGCTGTCGCGTTGGTTGCCGCCACAGGTGCGGGTTGGTGGTTTATGAAAGATGACGCCAACGCTGCCGCCAAGGCACCGCTGATCACCGCCACCAAGGGCAATATCGAGGACACCACCACCGCGTTGGGCACCTTGCAGCCGCTGGATTATGTGGATGTGGGCGCGCAGGTTTCCGGGCAGTTGATGAAGCTGCACGTGGCACTGGGGGATGAGGTGAAGCAGGGGCAGTTGCTGGCTGAGATCGACCCGCGCCTGATGCAGGCCAAGGTGGTGGCGACACAGGCGCAGCTGACCAATCAGCGTGCTCAGCTTAAGCAGACTCAGGCGCAGCTGGAGCTTGCGCAGATTCAACTCAAGCGCCAGCAGGCGTTGTTTGCGGAGAAAGCAACCAGCCAGGAACTGCTGCAAACCGCGCAGGCGGATGTGAAGGTGAAGTCCGCGCAGATCGAAGCCTTGCAGGCGCAAATTGCCCAAACTGAAGCGGGGCTGGAAGAAGATCGCACCAACCTCGAATACACCAAAATCTTCGCGCCCATGGACGGCACCGTGGTGTCGCAATCGGCCAAACAGGGCCAGACCCTCAACGCCAACCAGCAGGCGCCGGTGATTGTGCAGATCGCCAACCTGTCGCGTATGACGGTGGACACGCAAGTGTCCGAGGCCGATATCAGCAAGCTCAAGGAAGGCATGCCGGTGTACTTCACCACCCTTGGCAGTGAGCAGCGCTGGGAGGCCACGCTTCGGCAGATTCTGCCGACGCCGACGGTGACCAATAACGTGGTGCTCTACAACGCTCAGTTCGATGTGGATAACCCCGAGCGCAAGTTGATGACGCAGATGAGCGCCCAGGTGTTTTTTATCAATGCCAAGGCAGACAACGTGCTGACCATTCCCGTGTCGGCGTTGCAGAACCGCCGTGGCCGCCCGCTGCCGGATGGGGCGACGGTGTACCGCTTGCAGGTGATGGAGAAGGGCAAGCCAGTGGAGCGCATGGTCAAGATCGGCCTGCGTGACCGGGTTAATGCGCAGGTGCTGGAGGGCATTGTCGAGGGTGAGCAGTTGGCTGCTACGCAACCCGCTATGGCGCCACGCCCGGCCGGGGCTGAAGGTCAGGGCGCCGGTGGCGGCCGTCGTATGGGCCCTCCGGGCGGTGGTCCACGTTTCTAA
- a CDS encoding MacB family efflux pump subunit: MSALISLRNITRSFNTGAIEVKVLHGIDLEIARGEFVAIMGASGSGKSTLMNILGCLDKPSGGEYLFAGHPVAELDTDGLAALRREAFGFVFQSYNLISSANALENVEIPAIYAGTPAAERHVRATDLLKRLGLGERLRNRPSQLSGGQQQRVSIARALMNDAEVILADEPTGALDSKSGQEVLALLKELSAQGKTVIIITHDREVAAHADRQIEIRDGLIVADSGAKKSEGAAPVDFALNTTPAGAGAADVSEAVRMAGRALKANLFRTVLTLLGIVIGVASVVAMLAVGNGARQSVVDRISAMGTNLLSIRPGAPNMPRSADGVTATLTAEDGKAIAQLPNVRDALGEQQGSATLRAGNIDYKTSITATNASMTEVREWPVAQGAFFSEADERAYATVTVLGQTVAQNLFPEQNPVGQYVLIQNVPFQVIGVMSAKGATPWGQDQDDVALVPFSTGSLRLFGQRYVQSITAYIDDIERITETEEVIRQELLKRHNGVEDFQIRNTASLLDAVTATQDTLTILLGSIAAISLLVGGIGVMNIMLVNVTERTREIGIRMATGARTGNILQQFITEALVVSAIGGVLGVLLGLGVAWLLRMFGTSVEFTLAPVLLAFGCAFATGLIFGLMPARKAAHLDPVQALASD, translated from the coding sequence ATGAGTGCATTAATCTCCTTGCGGAACATCACCCGCAGCTTCAACACGGGCGCAATCGAGGTGAAGGTGCTGCACGGCATCGACCTTGAGATCGCGCGCGGTGAGTTTGTCGCCATCATGGGGGCATCCGGCTCAGGCAAAAGCACCCTGATGAACATCCTCGGCTGCCTGGATAAACCCAGCGGTGGCGAGTACCTGTTTGCCGGGCATCCGGTGGCGGAGCTGGACACCGACGGGTTGGCGGCGCTGCGCCGTGAAGCCTTCGGTTTTGTGTTCCAGAGCTACAACCTGATCTCTTCCGCCAATGCGCTGGAGAACGTCGAGATTCCAGCGATTTACGCGGGCACTCCCGCTGCCGAGCGGCATGTGCGGGCGACTGATTTACTCAAGCGCCTGGGCCTGGGGGAGCGTTTGCGCAACCGCCCTAGCCAGCTTTCCGGTGGCCAGCAGCAGCGGGTGTCGATTGCTCGTGCGCTGATGAACGATGCCGAGGTGATTCTGGCGGACGAGCCCACCGGCGCGCTGGACAGTAAATCCGGGCAGGAAGTGTTGGCCCTGCTCAAGGAGCTGTCGGCCCAGGGTAAGACGGTGATCATCATCACCCACGACCGCGAAGTGGCTGCCCACGCTGACCGCCAGATCGAGATCCGTGATGGTTTGATCGTGGCCGACAGTGGCGCGAAAAAGTCTGAGGGCGCAGCACCTGTGGACTTTGCTCTGAACACCACACCCGCCGGTGCGGGCGCTGCGGATGTTAGCGAGGCTGTACGCATGGCCGGCCGTGCGCTTAAGGCTAATTTGTTCCGCACGGTGCTGACATTGCTTGGCATTGTGATCGGTGTGGCCTCGGTGGTGGCGATGCTGGCGGTGGGCAACGGGGCGCGGCAGAGCGTGGTGGATCGCATCAGTGCGATGGGGACCAATCTCCTGTCGATCCGCCCCGGCGCGCCGAACATGCCGCGCTCAGCCGATGGTGTGACGGCCACGCTGACCGCTGAGGATGGCAAAGCCATTGCGCAGCTGCCCAATGTTCGGGATGCGCTGGGTGAGCAGCAAGGCAGCGCGACGCTGCGTGCAGGCAATATCGACTACAAAACCAGCATTACTGCGACCAACGCGAGCATGACGGAGGTCCGTGAGTGGCCGGTGGCTCAGGGGGCATTTTTCAGCGAGGCGGATGAGCGTGCCTACGCGACGGTCACTGTGCTGGGCCAGACCGTGGCGCAAAACCTGTTCCCGGAGCAAAACCCGGTGGGGCAGTACGTGCTGATCCAGAACGTGCCGTTCCAGGTCATTGGTGTGATGAGTGCCAAGGGCGCAACACCATGGGGGCAGGATCAGGATGACGTAGCCCTGGTGCCGTTCTCCACCGGCAGCTTGCGTCTGTTTGGTCAGCGTTATGTGCAGAGCATTACGGCCTACATCGACGACATTGAGCGCATTACTGAAACGGAAGAGGTGATCCGGCAGGAGTTGCTTAAGCGCCATAACGGTGTGGAGGACTTCCAGATTCGTAACACTGCATCGCTACTGGATGCAGTGACGGCGACTCAGGACACCCTGACTATTCTGCTCGGTTCGATTGCGGCGATCTCGCTGCTGGTGGGCGGCATCGGCGTGATGAACATCATGCTGGTGAACGTCACGGAGCGTACCCGCGAGATTGGTATCCGCATGGCCACGGGGGCGCGCACGGGCAATATCCTTCAGCAATTCATCACTGAAGCACTGGTGGTGTCTGCCATCGGTGGGGTGCTGGGTGTGTTGCTGGGGCTGGGCGTTGCGTGGCTGCTGCGCATGTTTGGTACCTCGGTGGAGTTCACCCTGGCACCGGTGCTGTTGGCATTCGGTTGTGCCTTTGCGACCGGTCTTATCTTCGGTCTGATGCCTGCCCGCAAGGCGGCCCATCTCGACCCTGTTCAAGCTCTGGCTTCGGATTAA
- a CDS encoding efflux transporter outer membrane subunit, which produces MKAMFKPLPLVCALMLAGCNLAPVYETPELPLPEQYEQGQGSTVVDPQWWRVFGSDELTTLVERAASGNLDLSTAMSRVRQADIQARIAGAPLLPSVSGNVGGSRNFAADNAGGGVRESFSAGLSISYELDVWGKNRNNLEGSLQGARATAFERDTVALTVAASTASSYLKVLELRERERIALDNLANAEEVLKVAEAKTRLGASSELDLVQQQTMVEQRRASIPGIRQQRQTAENALAILIGEMPQGFAAQVKADSLGELMLPQSTVAGLPSELLLRRPDIQAQEARLRAANADIGAARAALFPSLSLTGSSGYSADVFSNLFNGANLASSLGASVLQPIFRGGALRGAVELSQERYVELADGYRKTVITALQEVEDALIALREGQLQYQSQQQVVAYAEKAFRLAELQYRQGSADILTVLSAQQNFFSARDSLLQNQSSQLQNQVQLYKVLGGGYGG; this is translated from the coding sequence ATGAAAGCGATGTTTAAACCGCTGCCTCTGGTGTGCGCATTAATGTTGGCGGGCTGCAATCTGGCGCCTGTATACGAAACGCCTGAATTGCCGCTGCCGGAACAATACGAGCAAGGACAGGGCAGTACGGTGGTTGATCCCCAATGGTGGCGGGTATTTGGCAGTGATGAACTGACCACCCTGGTTGAGCGCGCGGCCAGCGGCAACCTGGATTTGTCCACTGCCATGAGCCGTGTGCGTCAGGCAGATATTCAGGCCCGCATCGCCGGTGCGCCGTTGTTGCCATCGGTGAGCGGTAATGTCGGCGGCAGCCGTAATTTTGCGGCGGACAACGCCGGTGGCGGTGTGCGTGAGTCGTTCTCCGCAGGCTTGTCGATCAGTTACGAGCTGGATGTTTGGGGCAAGAACCGCAACAACCTTGAAGGCAGCCTTCAAGGTGCCCGAGCGACTGCCTTTGAGCGCGACACGGTAGCCTTAACGGTGGCTGCATCCACCGCCAGCAGTTACCTCAAAGTGTTAGAGCTGCGCGAGCGCGAACGCATCGCCCTGGATAACCTGGCCAACGCTGAAGAAGTGCTGAAAGTGGCCGAGGCCAAGACCCGTCTGGGCGCCAGTAGTGAGCTGGATTTGGTCCAGCAGCAGACCATGGTGGAGCAGCGCCGCGCCTCCATTCCGGGTATTCGCCAGCAACGCCAGACGGCTGAAAATGCGCTGGCTATCCTGATCGGTGAAATGCCTCAGGGCTTTGCTGCACAGGTTAAAGCAGACAGCCTCGGTGAGCTGATGCTGCCCCAGAGCACGGTGGCAGGGTTGCCTTCCGAATTGCTGCTGCGTCGCCCGGATATTCAGGCGCAGGAAGCGCGCCTGCGGGCTGCCAATGCAGATATCGGCGCAGCCCGTGCCGCGCTGTTCCCCAGCCTCAGCCTGACCGGCTCCAGCGGCTACAGTGCGGATGTGTTCAGCAACCTGTTTAACGGCGCCAATCTGGCCAGCAGCCTCGGCGCTTCGGTGCTGCAACCGATCTTCCGTGGCGGTGCTCTGCGTGGTGCCGTAGAGCTGTCGCAAGAACGCTATGTTGAACTGGCGGACGGCTATCGCAAGACCGTGATTACCGCTTTGCAGGAAGTGGAAGACGCGCTGATCGCCCTGCGTGAAGGCCAACTGCAATACCAAAGCCAGCAGCAGGTCGTAGCCTATGCGGAGAAAGCGTTCCGTCTGGCCGAGCTGCAATACCGTCAGGGTTCGGCCGATATCCTGACCGTGCTCAGCGCCCAGCAGAACTTCTTCTCAGCCCGTGACAGCCTGCTGCAGAACCAGTCCTCGCAGCTGCAAAATCAGGTGCAGCTGTACAAGGTGCTGGGCGGTGGTTACGGCGGTTGA
- a CDS encoding endonuclease, whose protein sequence is MPSALLLTTLLIGQNLLADPPQTLTTAKQIARQIYAAQPTTFYCGCRFNGNRVDLASCGYQPRKQAERARRLEWEHVVPAWVIGHQRKCWQNGGRNNCSRNDTTYQAAEADLHNLVPSIGEVNSDRSNFALGMLSQKPSQYGACKMVVDFSAKTAMPPEQARGPAARIYLYMADQYRLRLSNRDRRTYEAWNRQYPVSEWERWRNQQVGCVMGHGNPYVGEVDAVQCLLQRVLSTR, encoded by the coding sequence ATGCCCTCCGCACTACTCCTGACAACACTCCTGATCGGTCAAAACCTGCTGGCTGATCCTCCCCAAACGCTTACAACCGCCAAACAGATCGCCCGACAGATCTACGCTGCTCAGCCAACTACGTTTTATTGTGGCTGCCGTTTCAACGGAAACCGGGTTGATTTAGCCAGTTGCGGCTACCAACCACGCAAACAGGCCGAACGTGCCCGCCGCCTGGAATGGGAGCATGTGGTCCCGGCCTGGGTGATCGGCCACCAACGCAAGTGCTGGCAAAACGGCGGCCGCAATAATTGCTCGCGCAATGACACAACCTATCAGGCCGCAGAAGCCGATCTGCACAATTTAGTGCCCAGCATTGGCGAGGTGAACAGCGACCGTTCCAACTTTGCCCTCGGCATGCTCAGCCAAAAGCCTAGCCAATACGGTGCCTGCAAGATGGTGGTGGATTTCTCAGCGAAAACCGCCATGCCACCAGAACAGGCTCGCGGCCCGGCGGCACGCATCTATTTATATATGGCGGATCAGTATCGCCTGCGCCTGTCCAACCGCGACCGCCGCACCTACGAGGCGTGGAACCGCCAGTACCCGGTCAGTGAATGGGAGCGCTGGCGTAATCAGCAAGTTGGCTGCGTGATGGGCCACGGCAACCCCTATGTTGGCGAGGTGGATGCCGTACAGTGTTTGTTGCAGCGAGTGCTCAGCACACGCTAA